GAACAGCATTGTTCAACTTCGACACTAATCTCAGATGttttaagtcatttaaaaattgtgaatccgtcaaaattttttaaatgacttaaaaaattgtgtAGGATTCAACTTGGCATTGGATCAATCAACAGATATTCAATATAAGCctcaaatgaaaatatttgttagaTATGTAACATCAGATGTACTTGTGAAAGAAGAGTTGCTAAAAGACGCAACTCGTGATTTGAAGGAAGCCCTTGACTCTGTTCTGGTGAAAGGCAATGCCCCTAAGAACAAGCTTGTTAGTGCTGCTACAGATGGTGAAACAGCAATGGTTGGAAAACATGTTGTACTTATTGGTTTACTAAAAAGTGATTCAACGTATCCAGAGTTTATCCCAGTTCATTGTGTGGTTCATCGAAAACATTTagcaacaaaacattttaattttccaattatttttgaatcagTGCTGAAGAGTGTAAATTATATTCGATCTAATgcaaaaaatcagtttaaaaatttcattagaGAATTGGAACTTGTTGACAAACCAAGTGACTTGTCATTTTACTATGTTGTAAGGTGGCTTTTAAGTAGTGGCGTTCTTTATAGGTTTGTAGAACTATtagaaccaataaaaatttttttgcttgaaaagcAAAAGACATTTGAAACCATTTgaaaatgttagttttttataagatcttttatttttaactgatgtAATGCAACATTTACAAAATCTGAACTTGTCACAACagggaaaaaatatatatctgatCTTGCTCAGActatttcaagttttcaaaaaaatattgttccaTTTCAGAAAGATCTtactttaaaaacctttaatcttttatatgattatataacttttaatcatttatatatgattataaCATATACATGTTAGTCTCTATTTTCAACaatgaaatttattaatttaaagtatctAACTAGTGTTGAGAATATTTGTTAGAGCTGCTAAGAATATCAACAACAAGCTtgaaactaattaatttaataacttcgTCTGGTAACGGTTTTCCTCGATAGCtcttatgttttctaaaagatATGCTTATTACTTTTGGATCTGATCTTACTAGAAGGTAGTGCATCTGATTCATCATTGTGTTTAACCTTGAtatttttagtgttgagaaTATTTGTTAGAGCTGCTTAGAATATCAACAACAAGCTTGAAaccagattttaaaaacttaccaGTAGTGTGAAAATTTCAGCgtctaataaatttatagtgAATTATGCAAGTTATTATGCAAGAAGAATATTCAAAtggtcttttacaaaataattgatgttataaaaaaaagttctttctgtTATGCctaattttttgcttaaatgatgaaaatttattttttaattgtaaaaaataaaagttatttgaacttatttgaaaatcattgaaaattttgttttgttttgtagcgatttatttggtattttgcatttttttagtaacttatgCTATTAAGTGGTTATAAGCAAGTTCAGTTTGaataaaagcaagtttaattcaaataaactaacttttttttttaaagaaaccttTTTATCTTGATTTTTATATCTTGCTCCCaattatttttagaagaaaagtttattgtaatagtgttaatttgaaaaataatttatgaccTGGAGAtgctttcttaattttttctacaTATGCTTTCCTATTGTGAATAAAATGGAATCAGATTTCATGTAGCCAGGTTTACATTTAAAGAATAGTCTTtacattctttattttaacaaaaactaaatactaaacataaattttgtacacactaaatatatttataaaagtaaaatttccattaaaaaattctaaaaatattggccaattatttttttagagttggCATAGCAACATATTTATTGTGGCTCTTCGACACACGTCAGTAATTATATGCAGCTCTCGCGTCAAAAATTCTGTCCAACGCTGCACAGTGACTCAGGACGATCAAAGGTATTAAAGGTACTATACGCGTCAATCAAAGGTACTATCTTGATATCTTGATATATTACTCtacttgatattaaaaaaaaaaggcttttagAGAATGTTGATATATAgtgaaaatataatataataaaactatattttgtttcatttattttattatttacattacaattaatttaataacttcgTCTGGTAACGGTTTTCCTCGATAGCtcttatgttttctaaaagatATGCTTAATACTTTTGGATCTGATCTTACTAGAAGGTAGTGCATTTTATTCATCATTGTGTTTAACCTTGAACATTTTTGCCGTGTGCTTAAGTCTAGAATTTCTTATCTGTTTATTCAAACTCTCCAATGCATCTTCCGAATATACCCCAATTGACAAAGTTAATTTATGTAATATAGAAGAACTATGCAGTAGCAGTTTATGTACAGTAGAAGGCATAACATACCAGTCGTACAAACTCACTATACGTTTAGCTGTTTCAGCGCAGTATAAATCCAATTCATTGATATTAATAGGATATCCACAAAATATGGTTATGAGAATATTATGCAATCTTTCAATTATATCACAAATTACTTtagtaatttcagaaaaaacttcactatttttaaatgctcttcgGGCAGTATTTCCGTCATTGGTATTTCAAGACCCAGTTTTAGGCATGTCAACATATAGGCTTAACCGTTCTCTGAAGAGTACCTGAATCTCTTTTTTTAAGTCTACTGATAATTTTTCctcaattgttttttgaaaaaaaaaaaattttggtttatattttttaatttcaattttataactcaAATGGAGGATAAATTCTAAGCATTTTATCAGCAATGCAAAGCTGAAATTCGGAGCCCCAAGGCTGACTCATTctcagtttttgcttttaataaatcaatattgttcATTTCGTTGGGTTTAGCATTGCACACATTGCATGATTGAGTGGATTTTGTATCTGTAAGTgttatactatactatacttGTGTTGCTTGTCTcgtatttctgtttataaatactttggctCGATGCTCCATCAAAACCAATCTTTCCATGTAAAATTCCGAATATTTTGTTACCTTGACCACAATTAGGCATATCAATCATTTCAGTTATTCTACTCACAGTGTGAACTAACATGCTTTAAAGAGTACACTTTGCAGAAATTTCAGAAAAGTGTATCTTCTCAGGATAGCATTTCAATTTTTCCTCGAAAATATTGTGCAAGGTAAGATAAATATGCACATTGTGTACAAAAGCTGTGTTTTTGATCATTTGATATTGTTAAACGCTGAGATCAGTGTTCATTTTTAACGCAAAAGCTTCCTCTGCACTCATATTAATGGGAAAGGTTTTATCCAAAGTTTCATCAACTTTTTCTATAtctaaaacattagaaatatttttttttataatggaggctttttttttttctggagcAGCATTTGCACTTTTTGCAGAAGCTAAAAATAGAGCTTCATGATGTTCAGTGgctagttcttttattttttccttttgcTTCGCTCTCTAAGAACACTCCATTGTTTATGGGGTCTTCCAGAGCCAAAAtggctatttttattgttcataagatttttttgaagccaacgattttctttttgtataaatgtatcataaTTTCGTCCACATTGTTTTAGATTTTCCTTcacctttgaaataaatataactaaagcaacctttactttatttaagttttctgtGCGAATTtcttcagtattttttatttcattaagtaaaTCCTTCCATAATCCTAATTTATCCACTCCTAATTCACGTATATTTGGGATAAGATCTAATCTTTTCATTGCTATTGTTTTTAAGaaccatcaatataataaaactaatatatcagaaacattttaaattacattatatattcttttactttacactgtttaaaattttattttgttatggcTTTAACAATTGTCACATTGTTACATCCTGTAAAAACACTATATTACtaagttaactttatattacagaaaataataaagttgttcAATTAAGCTTTTTCAAACATGTTGTACTTATCGAAAAATAATTCgttctttaaaattgtcaataaatattttaacaaacttttaaatagtatataatgacaaaagcacattttttaaaactatatttaatatttatgatttaaaaactatattagagcaagtaatacaagtaaaaaataaaaatttaagtttctcgccattttcatttgttttgattataacaaaatactttcaaaaatggcggaaaacaaggtttttaaGTGCTTAACAacatttgtatttcttttataacttcCATTACCGCAGGAGACCGCAGTTATccctttatattttaaaagtagaaatgttaattaactagaaaaaaaatatatttttttggaactCGGTGGAACATTTATTTAGCTGAtgtataaaccaaaaaaatacaattacttgcctttttttccaaaaatctttaaacttaaacaaaaaaaatcagcctttttttttttttttagtaaatttgaaatatataaagcCAAAagattatctttaaaataaatatacacttttatttaaattaagactactcttttttagttaaataaaaatctcacatttttcagatttttttgaaaataataacaaattttttcacttctttttactataaaataaaaaataaaaattatattaaaaaattatttatacttttgaaataaaaaattattgcaatttaatattatttaaaaaagggcACTTAATTTAGAGAAAAGTTGTGAGGGGTTTATTaccattttgttgttgttttgagtCACTGTGCGCTGTTCTATAGGAATTCGCCTCCAGTTATTACTTCACCCGCGCGGTGATTAGGCCTGTTATAAAGTACGTTACGGAACAACATCAAAGATTACGCATAAAAACGAAGTGGTCTTCAAATATTATGTGAGTAAAAAAGTCACGAGTTTTAGTATGGCAGATATAACCGGTCAAGAGTTTATTAACGTTAACGATGATTGcattaaagttaaagaaaaaggaaTATCTGTTACAACATGTGCTTTGTTCATAGTAGCAACTATGGCTGGCAGTGGGATTTTAGCTATCCCTAAAGCTCTAAGTGAATCTGGATGGACAGGAATTGTTTTGTTAATACTTGGTTGCTGCATGTCACTTTATTGTGGAATTATTCTTGGTCAATGCTGGATGTTAACAACTAGAACATTAGAAAGCTCTAGGCAACACATACGAGATCCTTACCCTGAAATTGGAAAGTATGCAGCTGGTAAATTGGGAAAACGAATAGTTGAAATTTGTGTTCTTGTTACTTTGGTAGGAGTTTGTACTGTTTTTCTCTTACTATCAGCAAATCAAATATCATCAATTGTGAACGGAAATATTGGTACTCTAAcgcaaaaaaatgaatttagagTGTTTGTTTTGATATGTGGACTTGTTCTTTTACCATTTACATGGCTCAACTCCCCCAAAGAAATTTGGCAATTTGCTTTAGCTGCAAGTCTTTGCACAATAATAGCatgcatatttataattatCAGAACAAGTATGTACTTGTATGAAAAGGGTATTGCACCTGATGATACAAGGACAACAGAAacatttgaatcttttttttctgcttttggAACAATTGCATTTGCTTTTGGAGGTGCAACAGTTTTTCCAACATTCCAAACTGATATGAAATTTCCAGATAAATTTCCTCTTGCAGCAATCTGGGCATTTATAGCTGTACTCTTTATGTATATACCTGTTGCAGTCTTACCTTATCTTGCTTTTGGTAGTAAAGTAgatggcaatattttaaaaacactcaAAAACCAAATAGGAAATGGAAAGTTTATGATTACAATATCTGAAGTTGTGATTACTCTTCATTTGCTGTTTACTTTTGTTATTACAATAAATCCAATTAGTCGACAGctagaaaagtattttaaaacagagaatagtaagattttttgttagtttgtttgaaaattattttaagtgcGAATCtgttatcaatttatataaaaaaccaatatatttaaaatttatatttattgcaattaatgtttatttaattgtttgaatatatatatatatatatatatatatatatatatatatatatatatatatatatatatatatatatatatatatatatttgaatttatatatttatatatttatatatttatacttatatttatattagcatttgttctaattaaaatgcttattagttttaaaattaattgaaaaatttatatcttatagaaaaagttttattgttgtAAAATAGATGTTTTACTACTTATAgggggtcatccataaattacgtctCACTATAAGGAGATAGAGGGAGGTTGGTGGTTTTGTGGCGACTCATATAAAACTTGCTTCTTAAGTGTTACAATTTTGTGATGAGGAGGGGGGAAGGATGAGgtcaaaaatggtcaaaaattttgtgacgtaatttatggatgacccctaaACAAAAAGGCATCAGCAGCGTTTGtgatgttttttgaaataggTAACTTTCAgacattgaataaataaaatacatgtcAAATGATGATGTTTTAGGGTCATTCTGTGTCAAAACaaccaaacaaaaattttcgGCACTATGCCATCTTggattttgatgattttttgaatacaagcttaaattaatgaaagaaaacttCACTCAAAATTTTAGTATCTGAATCTATATTGTTTCAGAGATATCGATACTTTGTCCCAACCTCttttttgactgtttttttcagcaccatttaattttttagctaattGCACAACACAATTTGCTTTAACTTCTGAAAATACTTGTTCAAAAGTGGTAAAAATGTTTACCTAACTATTTGTTAGGGCGAGGAACTCAAAACTATGGCTaaacccctccccccccccaaaaaaaaaaaaaaaaaatcaagctttTATATGAAAATCTAATTTCAAAATGGTGTAacactttttgtttgttttttgataccccatacaaaaaaatgtttatattgagATGCCTAAATGGTAtgattctgaaattttttcttgagGTTTTATATGTAACAAACtctataatataaaagaactgcaagggtttttattttttaaattaaatttatttgcatttttaagtcttataataataaaccaaaaaatatagaaataaattgaacaataacaaataaataaacaaattgaaaTAAGTAAACtgtaataagaaaaattaaaattagaaggCAATAAGAATTAACAatctttaacagttttataaaaaattagttctcTGGTTTAAAGTTTGCCCAGCTGTCTTTAATGCGTTGATGATCAATTTCACTGATTTTGTATTGTCTTTCTGTGACAGTTGTTGGGATATTAATCATTAACAATAGGTTTGTTGATGGAACCCATCACACGTCATCTCTAGAAGGCCAATAATATGAATTTGAAGGGTAACATGGATGCGTGAATCTAActtaaaagtctttattttcaACATCAATCTCCTCAACTAGTCCGATCCATGGGTTCTTATCATATATCAAACATACACACACTCCAATGCTTACATCaatcaagtattttttaataatcccatcagtttgaaaattaaaaacaaatgaatactCCAATTGTTCAGAAACAACTTTAGTTCCAATTTTTGTGTTACTTATTGGAATGAAATTGTGATAGCTGCGAGTGCCTGGTAACGTTTTTGTGGTTAAATATCTTTGCTCCATTTCAATTCAGATTATCATGTTTGACTCCTTagatatgtaataaaattaattcctatgatttcattttgacaaaaataaaagattgcaATGCTGTAAGTATATGATTTGTTGTTGTTCGATGAAGGTTAGCAATTGAAGTTAGTCGTTTAACATTcccaccaataccatcacagGGTGATTTACCGTGACTTGTAGCAAAAAAAGACCATGCACATTTCATAGAAAAATCTTGTTTATGGTGGCATATATTTATGAAGTGTTTACAGTTTTTGTACTGGTCAGCACACCCATCTAAAAAGTAATGAACAGTTTCTATTTGATGagaaatattgattttaatatgtttaactGTTAACTTCATCACAGGATATACCATATCTACATCATGCAGTAAATTATCAGagataaaacatattaaatcatatttgaaaacattatttactttatattacaCTACTGTTGGATGCAATGttgcttgaatttttttccAGTGAAAACTTTCTACTTTGTCTTATACTACATAGTCATAGTTTTCTGAGAAATCACAAAGGACCTCAGTACTACTTAActcatcttttaattttcttaaagaagCAGCTTGACTTTTCACAATATAAGAATGAACAGTAAGCATTTGTAACTTATTTGTCAGAGTATTAATGAAACTACTTGTGGTTTCTGTCAGACTTACTAGCTCAGATCGGTCTGTTGTCTTCCATTGTTTGTAATCTATACAACAAGCATTGTCTCCACTAATAACTTCTTGAGAACTCAACTCATTTTCAAGATAATTTCCTAATTTAGAATCTTCTGGACACAAAGGGCAACGATGTATCTTGCAATTCTTGTTACAAACAAGAATTGCAAGATACATTGATACCCTACAACAAACAAGCATATCAAAAGTTCATGATAATCCTTTAACAATTCCACTGCACTAATCATTAACTTAACATTTTGATGGTAGGTACACACATACTGTATGCGTACCAGATGCTCCTACTGTAATGCACCATTTTGAATGATGCGAGCTAAAGTTAGAAAAACAAGTCTTTATATCTGGATGACTGGTTTTAAACTTAGCGTATAGTTCATTTAGATTTGAGAGAATTAAACGCTTTTGCATGTGAGATCTTCAAGCTATACtcacaaaatcttttttaccagCCATTTGTCTGCTATTTTCATCGTTACAATaaagttcaataattttatctacagtctcttgaaatatttctttttttttctttttcttcaggAAACAATAATATACCATTTTTCTGAAGCAATTTGTGTGATATCTGCACCATATAATTAGTAACACTAAATTCTCTTTCTATATCTTTGTTAGACCAAGAAATTGGAACCAGTAGTTGAATACCAGTAGTTGAACCAGTAGTTAGTAGTTGAATTTTCCTTTGTTGATTCcgatttgaaattaaaattttttctttgatttttactATAAGTAAATCCATGTCATTTGCTTTATATTTAACTTCCttagataatttattaaagGAATCTTCTTGGCTTAACTGATCAAGATCTATATTTAAAGTCCTTGCAATACCtaactttactgttttttgaacatgtaataatttctttttaccaAGAGCAACTCTTGAGTGTCTATTCACAGCATGCATTTTAAGAGGACTTAGTTCATAACCGTCAAAgatgaataaagattttcttttaacaatttgtttataattagtTCATTATCTTTATCTTCATAAATCTAGCTGCAAGTCAATTTTCCTGTTCCATTATCTTTAAATGACATCAATTTAATCTTACATGCGGGACATATCTTTTCTCCAGGAGTAACATTAATAccaatgtttttgaattttccAGCAAGTTAgatattaatttctttacatccttctaaaaactttataattactGCTTTAGTGagagttttacaataaaaaaactcttatatATAGTTAcgataaagctttaaaaaagttttatggcTAAGTAGTAATATCATTTCTTCTTTTTCCATTGTGTAAGTGAAATGGATCACAGCAAATTATTGTGATTGTTGAGTAACGATTTAAGTAAACATATTCATGGTGTAGGCAAACtgttatattttcattaatttcaatACCAGAACGACTAATTATCAAGTCtttatcaatttaattattttaagatttttaaatagaaaatccTTCAGCTATAAAACATAAAGATTGCATaaaataaagatcttttttGTGAAATGCAAACAAGTTTATATGTTAGAACTCTACCTGAGATACTGAGATtctaccaatttttttttaaatgcaaaaaataaatgcatataatttaataatattttttcattattaaataaacaattttttgttatttttttcttataagactttaaatgcaaataaatctgatttagaaaagaaaacctttgcagtttttttgtattatagaGTTTGTTAAATATAGAACAAAAGTAAATCATCAAATACAAATGTGAATACTCTAAAATTGACTTCAGAAACAACAgtttataacaaagaaaataGTATTTTTGCATTTCCTGATGCTCTTAAAAGACCtgagttaagaaaaaaatggattaagtttgttaatagaaaaaattggtTTCCTACAGAACATTCAGGTGTTTGTAGTGCACACTTTGATCCAAAATTTCTAAAGCACGGTGTTAGAATGACTCTTATTTATGATCTTCATATGATACCAACTATTTATTCAAatgatgcaataaaaaacattcCACCTTCTCTGTTATTATCTATTCCAGGTCCATCAAGAAAATCTCCAACTAGATGTGTCACAAGCATTCAAGAGGAATCGgatatttttatggaaaaagATTCTATCAAAGACCTAGAAATGTTAAATTCATCTTCAAGTCCTGTTggctttatttttcaaaaatatgactcccatattttatattattgtatttttagtgTGGCATCTATTGATAATGCTCCCTGTATTGAATCAATACAAGTCGATTCTACTTTGCATGTAAAGTTGCATCACAATGGATGTCAAATTCCTCTTCCAAAGTGGTTTAAGCAAAAccaatatttacttaaaaatattagcatattagAAAACCTTGCATCATATATGCGTATTTTtgttgcagaaaaaaaaaatactattttagaTGAAATTCATAGTATCCAATATTATAAACCGAAAGGCAGGAAACCATATTCATCTGAAGTTCTTCGTTTTTCATTATTACAACGCTATACTTCAAAGCAAGCATACGGAGGAATTGAACCCTTAAAAGCTATTAAGTTACTTTTGGAGGAAGGAAAAGTAGACCCAGACTGTATTTTAATGTTGGATGAAATGTATTTACAGAAATGTAGTGAGTATAGTAGCGGTAAATATGTTGGTTTGGATAAAAATggtaactttttcaaaagtatcCTTGTTTTTATGGAtgtgagtttaaaaaaatctatccCTTATGTCATAAAGTCTTgtccacaaacaaaaataaatcgaGATACAGTTTTCcttgaaattaaagaaagtttGTCTGTTTTGAAATTAGCAGGATTTAATGTACGTTCAATAGTTGCAGACAATCATTCGACAAATGTATCAGGATATGGACAGTTGATTAAATGCTTCGGAACTGGTAAATCTGAAGAAGATCATTTTATTGTgtacgaagaaaaaaaaatttaccttatGTATGATAGTGTTCatctcttaaaaaatattcgAAATAATCTACTTAATTCTAAGCGATTTATATTCCCTGTTTTCCATTTCGATGGACTTTATGATCCTATTTTagtttaaacacaaaaaaatgagtagcctcctcgactgtagtggcccccctcgggccttggaaAGGtgaatattctaaaaaaaaaaaaaaaaaaaaaaagttactgcTGGTGAAATATCTTGGCATCTTCTCCATAAAACTTACgaaaaagatgaaaaacttAGTGCTAATTTACGTAAGGCAGATAAACTCACATTTCAAACTTTACATCCAGGAAATGATAAGCAAAGTTTTCCTCTTGCTTTGAATGTTTTTCATGAAACAACGTCAGCTgccattaaaagttattttccacAAGATTTATCTGCAGCTGAATTTTTACGCCTTATTAATAGTTGATGGTTAATATCGAATTCAAagtcaaaatattcaaataactaTATAACTGAATTCTTACGTTGTTTTTCGAAGTGGATTAATGAATGGcaaataaaacagttaaagTAGTGTGGAAAGTTTACTCTTAGCAAGCAAACAGCAAATgctatgataaaaacattacaaagtTCTGCTGATTTGTGTGATGATTTACTCAATGAAGGTTATACTTACATTTTAACAAGTCGTTTCCAAAGTGACCCTCTAGAAcgtcaattttcaaaatataaacaaatgagCAGAGGTCGTTTTCTTGTTGGTTTACGTGAAGTTGAATCTTCTGAGAAAATACTTCAAATTAAATCTCTAATGAAAGAAGATATAAATTACTGGGATTTAAATCTTAAACCAGAGACAAGTCCAGACCTTTCATGTTAAAtcgattttgaaaatgattttgaagAGATTGATTTAGACGATGACAGCAAGGAGGTGGCAACCTACATTGCAggatttattatgaaaaaaatctctataaaatttgtttgttctaaATGTGAAGCGTTATTAAATCATGAGGTCACCATTTGTGTTGAGTATACAAATTTGCTTTCTAGAGGGGGGCTTCAATTACCTGGGAAACATCTTGCATCATATATATCCCATTGCTTTGCTAAAGTAGATTTAGctcaagaaaatttatttttaaatgctgatAGTATCAGATATGCTGCAAGAAAGCTCCTGAATCTTGGAAGAGGTGGATCTTCATGTGTCCTCAACATTTTAATAATgctataatatttattaataataaaattataaacatatacttTAACAACAAGCAAATAATTATCAATGGTGGAAAAAGAAAAGACGAGATTGTTGCTTTTAAATCAAAGAGAACAAAAAGAAAGCATAatgattaatttatttcttgttgTTAATTTcacagtattttaaaatttattgtgattttatgaatgtttatattactttaaataaaaaagaattttaaacagttgtttatttgttttaataatttatctttttattattccaGCATTTTCTATGAAAACTCAataattacaacaacaacaaaaaactggCCTTCTAATTTTTTCCGTAAAAACCAACAAACCCGGCCGTGTTGAAACATTACAAACAggttacttttttcaatataatacttaatttGTTCAGAGCATAATGTCTAGCCACATAAAGAGCATTGTATGGAAGTATTTTAAGAAAGCAGATAATTATGTTGCTTTGTGCGATGTATGTGGTGAGACAATATCATGCAAAGGAGGAAGTACGTCTGCAATGCAAAATCACCTGAAATTGCGTCATCCTCCAAATCTGGTTGCTGGGACATCTGGTGCGGGTGATATTAATATGATAGTAATAATCCTGGTTACTTAAATTAATTGCAGGTGTTCCAATGATAGGATACACATCAGTTGTCACACGAATAACTTTgcaatttcaaaaaagaaaggcATCCATTTTTGCCGAGGTGCATGAAATTATGGGACAAATGAACTTATATCCTTGTCTCACAAAGGATGCATTGACATAAAATTCAAATGAAAGCTTAATAGCGGTTTCAATACATTTGATTGACTAGAACTGGAATCTTGTCAGTTATGCAATCAACCTGATCCACTCTTAGGAGCGCCACATAAGCGTCAACCTATAGGCAGGCCTGGAGAAAGCAATGGATGCTTGGCAAATTCCAGAACCCTTTGCGGTGGTGTCAGATAATTCCGCAAACATTGTGCTAGCACTAAACTCAAGCAAACGTGTGCAGCGTGTGGTACGGTGTGTCGGGCACACAAGCCAATTAGCCATAAATAACAGCATCAACGCTGTCCAGACAGTGA
The nucleotide sequence above comes from Hydra vulgaris chromosome 09, alternate assembly HydraT2T_AEP. Encoded proteins:
- the LOC136085394 gene encoding protein FAM200A-like gives rise to the protein MISQILNIKYVVTSTSQATQQEKMLSVSINLEHNKISKDHNESRYKSNADIFANPNNLTTAMQVEETDPEPNIFQYVTSDVLVKEELLKDATRDLKEALDSVLVKGNAPKNKLVSAATDGETAMVGKHVVLIGLLKSDSTYPEFIPVHCVVHRKHLATKHFNFPIIFESVLKSVNYIRSNAKNQFKNFIRELELVDKPSDLSFYYVVRWLLSSGVLYRFVELLEPIKIFLLEKQKTFETI
- the LOC100209277 gene encoding uncharacterized protein LOC100209277 isoform X4, which produces MADITGQEFINVNDDCIKVKEKGISVTTCALFIVATMAGSGILAIPKALSESGWTGIVLLILGCCMSLYCGIILGQCWMLTTRTLESSRQHIRDPYPEIGKYAAGKLGKRIVEICVLVTLVGVCTVFLLLSANQISSIVNGNIGTLTQKNEFRVFVLICGLVLLPFTWLNSPKEIWQFALAASLCTIIACIFIIIRTSMYLYEKGIAPDDTRTTETFESFFSAFGTIAFAFGGATVFPTFQTDMKFPDKFPLAAIWAFIAVLFMYIPVAVLPYLAFGSKVDGNILKTLKNQIGNGKFMITISEVVITLHLLFTFVITINPISRQLEKYFKTENNFGRTRVILRSSIVFFIIGISEAVPHFEVILSIVGGTTVTMTSFILPCYFYWILKKNIPFYVKILLLEIVLVAVISGGSSTYTACTQLTNPFAS